One segment of Panicum virgatum strain AP13 chromosome 3K, P.virgatum_v5, whole genome shotgun sequence DNA contains the following:
- the LOC120698099 gene encoding probable hexosyltransferase MUCI70 has translation MSGGASLGLRPSGSYGSLPQQPKQQLGGCHSSPSPAPSASPPLAARKLAKMSLGGAGGGGGPRVFARICKLAGRRQRMLLLLLVAVAVAFCFLFSSLVSKDEDASPGVETMLVFSDHVRSFVNPVWTSSGRPVAQRDSLTANDLSTGAHMERQSDSSKKQVQDLMQSFPPAVVLNHHPCENFFLSPPPIDRKRTGPRPCPVCYLPVEQALALRPAQPSASPVLQSLNYMSEENLVSKDSNGGSLFGGYPSLEERDKSDDIKELMTVHCGFVRGKIPGLNTGFDIDEADRSEMQQCQRTVVASAIFGNYYSVLQFLSPTFLHTCLHVFSQETDILQQPENISEFSKDTVCFFMFLDEETEAALKNSTTIDHTKRIGLWRIVVVRNLPYSDARRNGKVPKLLLHRLFPNVRYSIWIDGKLKLVRDPYQVLERFLWRKNVSFAISRHYRRFDVFDEAEANKAGGKYDNASIDYQIEFYKREGLTHYSSAKLPMTSDVPEGCVIVREHIPITNLFSCLWFNEVDRFTSRDQLSFSMVRDKIRSRVNWTADMFLDCERRDFVVQSYHRELLEQRQASLRSRPLLRPPMGQIQPRKMLPDNASKEPGKASSAKKLPGKRTRDERSSSKRGHRTKVIGGKEAIQL, from the exons ATGAGCGGCGGGGCGTCTCTGGGGCTCAGGCCGTCGGGGAGCTATGGATCGCTGCCGCAGCAGCCGAAGCAGCAGCTAGGCGGCTGCCATTCGTCGCCATCGCCCGCGCCGTCGGCgtccccgccgctcgccgcgcggaAGCTCGCCAAGATGTCGCTcggcggggcgggcggcggcggcggcccgcgcgtgTTCGCACGGATCTGcaagctcgccggccgccgccagcggATGCTGCTCCtactcctcgtcgccgtcgccgtggccttCTGCTTCCTCTTCTCATCACTTGTCAGTAAAG ATGAAGATGCATCACCTGGTGTTGAGACGATGCTTGTATTTTCTGATCATGTCCGGAGCTTTGTGAACCCTGTTTGGACATCATCGGGCAGACCAGTAGCCCAGAGAGATTCACTGACTGCGAATGATCTGAGTACAGGAGCACATATGGAAAGACAGTCTGACAGTAGTAAAAAACAAGTTCAGGATCTCATGCAGAGTTTTCCACCAGCTGTTGTTCTGAATCACCATCCTTGTGAAAATTTCTTTTTGTCTCCTCCACCTATTGATAGAAAACGTACTGGACCACGGC CCTGTCCCGTTTGTTATTTGCCTGTTGAGCAAGCACTGGCACTGAGACCAGCTCAGCCATCCGCATCGCCTGTCCTTCAAAGCTTAAATTATATGTCTGAAGAGAATTTGGTTTCCAAAGATTCAAATGGTGGTTCTTTGTTTGGAGGTTATCCATCCCTGGAGGAACGAGATAAATCTGACGACATAAAAGAGTTGATGACAGTACATTGTGG ATTTGTAAGAGGGAAGATACCTGGTCTTAATACTGGGTTCGACATAGATGAAGCTGATCGTTCTGAGATGCAGCAGTGCCAGAGGACTGTTGTTGCCTCTGCTATTTTTGGTAACTACTACTCTGTACTCCAATTCTTGTCTCCAACCTTCTTGCACACTTGCTTACATGTATTTTCTCAGGAAACTGATATACTGCAACAACCAGAAAACATCAGTGAATTTTCAAAGGATACTGTTTGCTTCTTTATGTTTCTGGATGAAGAAACAGAAGCTGCACTAAAGAACTCCACTACTATTGACCATACCAAAAGAATCGGGCTATGGCGTATAGTTGTTGTCCGGAACCTACCATATTCAGATGCAAGGCGCAATGGAAAG GTTCCAAAATTACTACTTCATCGGCTTTTTCCTAATGTGCGATATTCAATTTGGATTGATGGGAAACTTAAGCTAGTGAGGGATCCTTATCAGGTATTAGAAAG ATTCTTGTGGAGGAAGAATGTTAGCTTTGCTATTTCCAGGCATTACAGACGCTTTGATGTCTTTGACGAAGCTGAGGCCAACAAGGCTGGTGGAAAATATGACAATGCTTCAATTGATTACCAGATAGAGTTCTATAAAAGAGAGGGATTAACCCATTATTCATCAGCTAAACTTCCTATGACGAGTG ATGTCCCTGAGGGCTGTGTGATAGTTAGGGAACACATCCCCATAACAAACCTGTTTTCATGCCTTTGGTTCAATGAAGTCGACCGCTTCACCTCCAGAGATCAGCTAAGCTTCAGCATGGTTAGGGATAAAATAAGGTCGCGAGTTAATTGGACTGCAGACATGTTCCTGGATTGTGAAAGGCGTGATTTTGTTGTTCAG TCATACCACCGAGAACTGTTGGAACAGCGGCAGGCTAGCTTAAGAAGTAGGCCTCTCCTGCGGCCACCTATGGGGCAGATACAGCCAAGAAAGATGCTTCCAGACAATGCATCGAAGGAACCTGGGAAGGCTTCATCAGCCAAGAAGTTACCAGGGAAGCGTACACGTGATGAGAGATCAAGCTCGAAACGAGGTCATCGAACTAAAGTAATTGGTGGGAAGGAGGCAATTCAACTATAA
- the LOC120701286 gene encoding uncharacterized protein LOC120701286, translating into MSVMAYCSKVKQLADQLRDLGSPVSNQELVITLLRGLNERLHNVIPSITSHKRLPSFLKVRSQLRLEENRVDTAAKRAQAAAFFAHMHGSGGAASATSGASIASGAPLALAAQPGVAASPTSAGGAQPGVAASPTSAGGAGGSGKKQRYKKKNSGGGSSSNNGRPGNASTVQPQWPQVNPWSGTFQAWPTMARPPLPPPGTGVLGPRPGVPLAQAYYGVAPMQQPQAPSWDQAALIAALNNMALQTSPAGDWVMDTGASTHMSNHGSAHQDGNSPM; encoded by the exons ATGTCCGTGATGGCCTACTGCTCCAAGGTGAAGCAGCTCGCAGATCAACTCCGCGATCTCGGCTCGCCTGTGTCGAACCAGGAACTCGTCATCACCTTGCTGCGTGGTCTCAATGAACGGCTCCACAATGTGATTCCCAGTATCACCAGTCACAAAAGGCTGCCGTCGTTCCTGAAGGTGCGATCTCAACTTCGCCTTGAAGAAAATCGCGTCGACACCGCGGCCAAGCGGGCTCAGGCCGCCGCCTTCTTCGCCCACATGCACGGCTCCGGTGGCGCTGCATCCGCCACGTCCGGTGCATCCATCGCGTCCGGTGCGCCGCTCGCCCTCGCAGCCCAGCCCGGCGTCGCCGCCTCTCCAACATCTGCTGGTGGCGCCCAGCCCGGCGTCGCTGCCTCTCCAACATCTGCTGGTGGCGCGGGCGGCTCCGGCAAGAAGCAGAGGTACAAGAAGAAGAACTCCGGGGGCGGCTCCTCCTCCAACAATGGCCGTCCCGGGAACGCCTCCACCGTCCAACCACAGTGGCCGCAAGTCAACCCGTGGTCTGGAACATTCCAGGCTTGGCCTACCATGGCGCGTCCACCGCTCCCGCCTCCAGGCACTGGAGTCCTGGGGCCGCGTCCCGGCGTTCCATTGGCACAGGCCTACTACGGCGTTGCGCCCATGCAGCAGCCACAGGCTCCCTCTTGGGATCAAGCTGCACTGATCGCTGCTCTCAACAACATGGCGCTCCAGACCTCCCCCGCTGGCGACTGGGTCATGGACACTGGTGCATCAACGCACATGTCCAACCACG GATCTGCGCACCAAGATGGAAATTCTCCGATGTAA